Genomic segment of Drosophila takahashii strain IR98-3 E-12201 chromosome X, DtakHiC1v2, whole genome shotgun sequence:
CGCcgtcttcctcctcctcctcctcgtcgtcagCCGCCTCGGcatcggcggcagcggcggcggcagcagcggcagccgcagcagcggACCTCGGGGCAGCGGCGGTCGCCAGTGCCGCCTACGGCTGGAATACCGCCTACTCCGGATTGGGACCTCCAAGGTAAATATCTAGATAATactaatataaaacaaaagccaTGGGATGATATGGGATCGTACAATATCATTGTAATATCAAATTATAGGATTTAACACTGATTTCCTGTGAAAGATTAGAAATAACTCAGAAAACTTAAAGTTAGGatcaaagaaaaattaaagaaaacttaAAGTTAGGGATGATATGGGATCATACAAAATCATTGTAATAtcaaaattggaaaattgtacgctgttttcctatgaAAGATCAAAAATATCACAGAAAACTTGAAGTTAGGATGTTAGGATCAAAGATAAACTGTTATTATACTTCTCATTTCAGATAACATGATAGCTTATATCAGGAATTATATTTAGAATTTTGCAAAtctttatttcaattaaaaacaaacttaaGAATAGGATCACTTATCAAATTCCCAAAATAAACCTGAAAACCTGAACACTTGACTGTAAATTACAGATCAAGttacaaataatttgaaaattacaCAGTTTTTGTTATAAGGAAATACATCATCGCATTAGCTTAAAGATTGAATAATCTGTAATAAATATAGATCTCTGATAACTAAGCTTACCACTTAATAAAGATATTTGCAATCAAATTAAGGGTTAGAGCAGCTAATGATAGGAATAAAAAGgtgattaaaattaatgaagGCTAGATAGGAATCTTTTGCAAATTAGGGGGGTGTATTATTACACCAAtgaataaatgattttaatagaAAATACTAGGCTAtactttaatattaaacatgtgtgttttaaattcaaaactaaTCATATACTTTTCTTCTGTTTTCTTTTAGAAGCCAGTTCCCGTATGCCCAGTACGCCTCCGATTACTACGGCAATGCGGTGGGCGCCATGTCCTCCTCGGCCGCCTGGTTCTCCCATCAGGAGCGTCTCTATCAGCCCTGGAGCTCCCAGAGCTATCCGGGCTTCAACTTCGACGACATCGCCTTCCAGACGCAGCTGCAGCGGCGCTCCGTTCGCTGCACGTGCCCCAATTGCACGAACGAGATGAGCGGACTGCCGCCGATTGTGGGTCCCGATGAGCGCGGTCGCAAGCAGCACATCTGTCACATTCCCGGCTGCGAGAGGCTGTACGGCAAGGCCTCCCATTTGAAGACCCACCTGCGCTGGCACACGGGCGAGCGGCCCTTCCTGTGCCTCACCTGCGGCAAGCGATTCTCGCGATCCGACGAACTGCAGCGGCACGGCAGGACGCACACCAACTACCGGCCCTACGCCTGCCCCATTTGCTCCAAGAAGTTCTCGCGCAGCGATCATTTGAGCAAGCACAAGAAGACCCATTTCAAGGACAAGAAGAGCAAGAAGGCTCTGGCCGCCGAGGCCAAGGagcaggcggcggcggcgataaagcaggagaagaaggagaagaaggcGGGGAAGCAGCCTTTGGTGACTCCAGTGGAGTTCAAGCAGGAGCAGCCGGAGGTTGCAGCGCCGCTGGTCAACTATGCGCCGTATGCGAATCTCTACCAGCAATCGAGTGGCGGCTCCGCCAATGCActgccaccaccgccgccgctcttccagcagcatcatcatcagcagcagatggcttcctcctcctcctccgccgccgcagGCTATGTGGAGCAGCAGCCCTGGAGCAGCCGTGCCATACAgcaaccagcagcagcagtcgtcACTACCTCAGCGAACTCAACCACATCCACAGCCTCCAGTGCGGCCAGTTCACCAGcgacggcggcggcagcggcggtgGCGGCATCCTCGCCAGCCGCCTCGGCGACGGCACTGGCCGCCCAGCATCACTATGCCGCTCTGGCCATGCAGAGTGAATCCCAGCTGGCCGCCGAATATGGGCTGACCATGAGCGGACTGGCCAGCGGAGCGAGCCAGGACTCAAGCTCCAGTTGTCACATGAAGTCCGAGTATGCGGCCAGTTATCCAGCTGAATTCGGAGCGGGCACCGCCAGCTACGGctatccgcatccgcatccgcatcatCACAATGCCTGGGCAGCGGCCTATCATCCGCATGCCACGGCCTAGGATTCAAAGGATTCCTCATCCCCCAAGATTgttacagtttaaagttgaaagAACAAAACGAAATGCCATAAAGTCCCGAAAGAAGGCAAAGAAAGCAAGCGTAGAACGAACCTctagtgtgtgtgttttttttcagtgtttattgttgatatatataaaaatagatGTGAAAatcgaagaaaaaaaaatccacaaaTACCGCCTAAGACATTATATTACATtacatattataattatatattatatatattaactaTACATGTAGCTAGttctagaaattttttttcaattttttttcccccCCAAAAACCTAGTTaaggcatttttttttgcatgtctgtacatacaaatatatatcgtgtttttttttaagccatACCATATAGAATGAGAGAAACCATCTAGTTGTGTAccataataattgttaattgtcTTTAAGATAAATTATatacaaagcaaacaaaaaaaaaaaaccaaccaacAAGGCGACAAAATCCCCATCACAAAAAtcctaacaataaaaaaacgaaCAAAATTATATCGGAAAACAAAGCTATACCAGTTTTTATTACTCGATCCCGACGCACCCTTGTTTTTAAGGGTCTACGATTCGGTTTTGTTTCAGGGTTGTTTGATCTCAGCTCCGGGGGTTGTTTCTTGCGCATAAAGAGGGACCCAGGAAGCTTCCCGACTTCCGGCGAACTTGATCTGCTTGGGGTGCGCTGATCTTTGGCGGGTTTCGGATAATAGAAACTTTTTCTAAAGCAATCATTATACCTGTCTACGCAGCCAGATTTATTTCCATCAATGTCGGCCATCGCTATAAAACTGTAAAAACATTGTCAACTTTGAAATGCCTTTTTCTCTAAATATCATGAttggttttggctttttcttctatacaatgttttatttattccaaATACAAATAGTCACTAAGTTTCATAACAATCGTGTGAGGTTTAGGTATGACTTCCCCGAtccttttttcatttccagctgcgaaattaatttattctCATTTCCCCCCCGGGTTTCCTCCTAGTTCAACTGGGCCGTCATAACTCAGAACGGGCATATTCAATCTAAAGGCAGCCAATGAGAGTCAATTTAGCTCGCCCGACTATCCCACTTTGGCCAGCCCAAAATGAATTGCC
This window contains:
- the btd gene encoding transcription factor btd; translation: MIDAACNYLNLNLNPNPYVQQQQQAAQQQAAQQQQHHLHMQQAQQQLHLSQQQHQQHMQHLPQQQQMQQQQMQQQQQPQQQPHDFLLSAPSSLSGSSSGSSSGGSPIYNSSGSGSSKAPMKLELPYPQASSTGTASPNSSIQSAPSSASVSPSIFPSPAQSFASISASPSTPSTAATHLAPPTAATSSSPSSSSSSSSSAASASAAAAAAAAAAAAADLGAAAVASAAYGWNTAYSGLGPPRSQFPYAQYASDYYGNAVGAMSSSAAWFSHQERLYQPWSSQSYPGFNFDDIAFQTQLQRRSVRCTCPNCTNEMSGLPPIVGPDERGRKQHICHIPGCERLYGKASHLKTHLRWHTGERPFLCLTCGKRFSRSDELQRHGRTHTNYRPYACPICSKKFSRSDHLSKHKKTHFKDKKSKKALAAEAKEQAAAAIKQEKKEKKAGKQPLVTPVEFKQEQPEVAAPLVNYAPYANLYQQSSGGSANALPPPPPLFQQHHHQQQMASSSSSAAAGYVEQQPWSSRAIQQPAAAVVTTSANSTTSTASSAASSPATAAAAAVAASSPAASATALAAQHHYAALAMQSESQLAAEYGLTMSGLASGASQDSSSSCHMKSEYAASYPAEFGAGTASYGYPHPHPHHHNAWAAAYHPHATA